The sequence GTGGATCCCGGCGGATGTTGGCGACCTTCGCCCGCTCCGGATAGGTGGCGACCACCAGCCGGCCCTCGGTGTCGACGCCGGCCGCGACCGGTGAGGACTGCGGCCGGCCGTCGGCGCGGGTGGTCATCAGCAGCACCCGGTGGCGGGGGCGGATGAAGTCGAGCAGGCCGTCCCGGTCGACCCGGGCGTTACGAGCGATCGTGCGTGGCATCGTTCGTTTCTACCAGGCGTCAGGTGGGGTGGCTGGCGGACGGCTGGCTGGGCACCCGGGGGCGCACCGACGGCCGCCAGGCCCGGCCGTTGGCGTAGATGATCCGGAAGCCTAGGTACGACGCCAGGGGCGCCCAGTGCGCCGAACCCATCCGCAACTCGGCGGCGTTGTGCCGCTGGCCGTTGGCGAGCACGTCGAGCAGGACGGTCTCGAAGGCCGCCGACTCGACCCAGTCCACCTCGCGGGTGAAGCCGCAGATCAACGCGGCGCCGGTCACGTCGAGGAACTCACGCAGCACCGGCTCGGGGGCGCGCAGCACCGAACAGCTGCCGAAGTAGAGTCGCCGCCCCTCGCTGCGCCCGGCCATCAGCTCGGCCACCTCGGTGAGTTCGACCGACTGCCAGTCGGTCAGGCACAGCCGGTTCGGCTCGCCGTGCATCGCGAAGAAGCCCAGCCGATGGTCCGCGTACTGCTTGAGCAGCCAGCGATCGATGAAGTAGAACAGCTCGTCCCGGGTGGCCGCGTCCTTGTGGATGAAGCGAACCTTGCCCAGCCGTTCGAGCAGTTCGAGGGTGGGCAGCACGGATCCGCGATCGTTGAGATCCCGGTGCCACTGACCCTCGACGCAGAAGATGCCACCGCGCGCCACGCCGCCTCCCTCGTCACCCGCGCTGACGTTACCGGGCCCGCCAGGCCAGGAAACATCACCCTCCGTGTCATCCGCTGCGACTTTCCGCGCGCTAGTAACGGTTCTGCGGCGACTCGGGGGCGAATGCCCGTTTCGCAAATAAGCGCAATTCCCAGGCAAGGCTCAGGTACGACAAATCGTGAGGACAATTCTCGTTAATTGCCGCCAAACGGCCCGGCCGGTGCGAGGGTGGATTCACGGGACGGTCCGGTCGAAGTCCCGGATGCCACCCCAATCGCTGCTTAACGGGAGGACTTCTGTGCGCGTACACACCTTGAAACGGGCTGTCGTCGCCCTTGCCCTGGCCCTGCCGGGCGCCGCGATCGCCACGGTGGTCGCCGCACCAACGGCCCACGCGGACGCCTGCTACACCTGGAACCGCAACCTCTATCAGGGGCGCTCCGGTAGCGACGTGCGTGAGCTGCAACTGCGGCTGGCCGGCTGGGCCGGCAACCGCGACATCGTCGAACTCGACGGGCGGTTCGGCCCGAAGACCGCCGCGGCGTTGCGTCGCTTCCAGTCCGCGTACGGCATCAAGGTCGACGGAATCGCCGGCCCGCAGACCTTCGGGAAGCTGTACCAGATCCAGGACAGCGACTGCACGCCGCAGCACTTCACCTGGAGCGAGATGGACAACGGCTGCGGCGGGAGCGGATGGAGTGGCGGACCGCTCACCAGCTCGCAGACCCGGCAGAACGCCCTGCGCACGATGTGGAAGCTGGAGGCGTTGCGGAAGAGCCTCGGCGAGCAGCCACTCATCGTCACCAGCGGCTTCCGCAGCCGCACCTGCAACATCCAGGTCGGCGGGGCGTCCGACAGCCAGCACCTGTACGGCAACGCCGCCGACCTCATCTCGCGCGACAGGTCGCTGTGCCAGATCGCCCGCCAGGCCCGCAACCACGGCTTCAGCGGGATCATCGGGCCGGGCGTGCGAGGCCACAACACCCACGTCCACGTCGACTCGCGGCGGGAGAACAACCAGGACCGCAACGCGAACGGCACCTACTGGGCCGCGCCGGACTGCGGAATTCCGGCCGGCTGACACCGGGGCCGCGACGCCGGCCCGGGCGGGCGGGAACGACCGCGCGCTCCGGGCCGGCGTCGTACGGCCGGCGGGCGAGCCCTCTCAGCTCGCCCGCGGCCAGCGCGGCGCGGTGGCGGGGGTGCCACCGGCCGGCCGGAGCCGGGAGCCCGGACACCGGACCGCGCCGCCGGAGCGGCGGCGACCCGGGGGCCGGACCACGCGCCGGGTAACCGGCGGCCCGGTCCGGCCGCACCGGGCGGCCCGCGGTCCGGTCGGTACGCGGCGGCGGGTAGCCACGATCGGCACCCGCCGGACGTGCGGCGGGGTACGCCCCGCCGCCGGCCCGTTGACCAGGAACGGGAACGGCACGTGCACGAACGGGTTGCCGTGCCGGATGAGGGCGTCGAGCTGTCGCTCGTTGAGCCCGTGGTTCAGCAGCACCTGCCGGCCCCAACGGTGCAGCCGGCAGGGGAACCGGGCCCCGTCGTTGCGGCACAGTGCCCCGGACGGCCACTCCTCCGCCGCGTGCACGACCACTGCCCGGACGGCCAGCCGGACGTCCTCAGGGGTCAACGGCGTCGGGACCGGCAACTCCCCCAGAATCTGATCGATGGGATCCGTCGACTGCTCATCAACTCGCACGGCAGACCTCCCGCAGCTCCGGTAGCGGTGCGCTTGAGCACCGCACCTCGCAGAGTGGTACGGCCCCCGGGGCGGGAAAGTTCAAATCGTTATCGGGGCCGTCCTCGGTCGACCGCCGGCCGCGCCCGCCGCGGGCTCAGACCAGCCCGGCGTCGTGGACGAGCAGGGCCACCTGCACCCGGTTGTTGAGGCCGAGGCGGGTCAGCAGGCGCGAGACGTACGCCTTGACGGTGGCCACGCTCATGAACAGCGCCGCGGCGATCTCGGCGTTGGTGCGGCCCTGCCCCAGCGCCACCGCGACGGCACGTTCCCGCTCGGTCAGGCCGGCGAGCAGCCGGGCGGCCCGTTCCCGGCCCGGATCG is a genomic window of Micromonospora tarapacensis containing:
- a CDS encoding DUF6642 family protein, which gives rise to MARGGIFCVEGQWHRDLNDRGSVLPTLELLERLGKVRFIHKDAATRDELFYFIDRWLLKQYADHRLGFFAMHGEPNRLCLTDWQSVELTEVAELMAGRSEGRRLYFGSCSVLRAPEPVLREFLDVTGAALICGFTREVDWVESAAFETVLLDVLANGQRHNAAELRMGSAHWAPLASYLGFRIIYANGRAWRPSVRPRVPSQPSASHPT
- a CDS encoding D-Ala-D-Ala carboxypeptidase family metallohydrolase, translated to MRVHTLKRAVVALALALPGAAIATVVAAPTAHADACYTWNRNLYQGRSGSDVRELQLRLAGWAGNRDIVELDGRFGPKTAAALRRFQSAYGIKVDGIAGPQTFGKLYQIQDSDCTPQHFTWSEMDNGCGGSGWSGGPLTSSQTRQNALRTMWKLEALRKSLGEQPLIVTSGFRSRTCNIQVGGASDSQHLYGNAADLISRDRSLCQIARQARNHGFSGIIGPGVRGHNTHVHVDSRRENNQDRNANGTYWAAPDCGIPAG